The DNA sequence agaaatcaaacccagggctttatacctggctctaccactgagctatatacccagcccttaaTTTACATCTTACTCTGCAAagacttatttccaaataagattatATTTACAGGTACCAAGGGTTAGGACTTCAAAGTGTCTTTTGAAGGGATACAATTCAACTTACAATACCTGTAAGGAAGTATCAGAAACAACACTAGCAGGGGGACCCAAAAGCCCAGATGGGATAAGGAAGCTATGGTGGGTCAGGGACAGCCTTGGCCACTGTCCCCACCACAGTAcgttattttgtactggggatagaacccagggatgcttttaccaccaagctatgtccctagtctttttttttttttttggtggggagtggGTACTtgggtctggggattgaacttaggggcatttgaccactgagctatatcccagccctactttgtattttatttagagacagggtcttactgagttgcttagtgcctcgcttttgctgaggatggctttgaatttgtaattctcctgcttcagcctcctgagctgctgggattatagggatgcaTGCACCACTGGGGTCCTACGctaatccttttttatattttaattttgagacagagtatcactaaattgctgtgggccttgctaaatgctgaggctggtctcaattATAATCCTCCTTTATTGGCCTcctgaatcgctgggattacaggtatgcactaccacacccaatCCATGgcagaattttatttccttcctttttctccttctgctCTCCTACTCcttgtctttcttctctccccaccctatcttttctttctttctttctttcttttttttttttttgtagttgtaggttgtcagaatgcctttatttatttttatgtggtgccaaggattgaacctagcgcctcacgcatgctagacaagtgctgtgtcgatgaactacagccccagccccagccccagccctcagccccctCTTTCTTCTGTTACTTCTTTCTTGGACACCTGGAGTTGTTCCAACATCTCAATGACATAAAGGGAATTAGGGTGTCAGTAGTGGTCACAGCAATGACAAGAACTACTCAACTAATGGGGATAGGAGATGAAGGGAAGGGTTAGTGGGTGAGTGTGTTTGGCCCAGGTCTTCCTCCAATTGAGTAATGAATATACCCTGGCAGATTCATGGCAGATAATGGACAATAGCTCCTAAAGTTGTACCAAGTTGATGCTGTGGAGCCTCCCCTCCCCTTGCAAAAACCTTCTTTATTATTTGGTCCTTATCTAGAATGTCCCCTGGGATGCCAGAGAGGCAGACCAAGTCCTGGCCAATGTAGGCCTAATGCTCAAGGAGAAACCTTCCCCTTTCTTGGCTATAATGGCAGGGAAATCCTGCCTAGACCGGGTAGCTCTCAAAGCAGCCCCATCTCCATTCCCATCACCCCTGTCTCAGCTCTTAACCTTCCTGTAGTCTTCAGTTCCAGTTGCCCCTTCCAATCCATCTCCCACCTTCACAGGTACCAGAGGAACTCAAACACCAATTAGATCAGGAAGGACCTGGGGCATTCACTGGCTTCCTCTGGGTCCCTCACTTCCCTGTGACCTGGCTCCCAGCTGGTACTCCAGTCCCATTTGCCCCTGTTGTATTTACTCTATCCTTCAGACACCTGTGGTGGCCCCAGTACCATAGGCAGCATCACCTCTTTTTGCTCTGCTTGGAATTCCCTGTCCAGTTATGTCCAGCTGACTAACTCCTTCTGATCTTGGAAGAAACAGCTCTATCAGTACCTCTGGGCAAATTAAGTGCCCATTCTCAGAGTTTCCCCCCTTTCTATCATCACAATGTAcccataattttttaatattaatcttttttttggacacaatatctttattccactcatttttatgtggtactgagaatcaaacccagggccctgtgcgtgctaggcaagcgctctaccactgagccaaaatcccagcgCCCCCATAATTTACTTTTCACTACACTGGGACCTCTGTGAGGTAAAAACAATGATTATTCTGATTCTATCCCTGAGCCCCACTATGTGCCTAGACTGGGACCTGGCACAACAATGAGAGCTTGTTGAATGGATGAAGGCCCAGCTGGTAATCCACAACCTCTCTGACCATgcattatatattcttttttttttcctttgtggtactggggattaaatccaggggcactctaccattgagctacatcccctacccctttttattttttacatttttgagacaggatcttgctttacccagattggcctcaaacttgcaactctctctcctctgcctccccagtagttgggatgacaggtgtgtgctaccacccTGGGATCATGCATTATATATTCTTATGTTCCCAAATGACCTAACAGTTTTTGTGACCTAACAGTTTTCTGGGtgtaagatttctttcttttttttaatatttattttttagttgtagttggacacaaaatatctttatttaacttatttattttctgctgaggatcgagcccagggtctcgcacgtgccaggtgagcactctactgctgagccacaaccccagcccttgggtgTAAGATTTCACTGCCATCCTAGACTGGAAGTGTAAGAAGACAGCTTGGAGGCAAGCACCACGTTGGGATCAGGACACTCCTGGATAGAGGCCACCATCAGAAAGATGGGGtctcgcctataatcccagccactttgTGAGTCTGAGAGAGGAGGATGgtaaatttgaggacagcctcagcaacttagggagatcctgtctcaaaataaaaaatgtaaaaagcgctggggctatagcttagtagtaaagtgcccacagattcaatccccaattcAAAAGAAAGAAGGTGGATGGGGTGGAAGGGGGGCTTCCTACTTCTCTCATTCTGCCTCTAGTCACTTCTGAAGTGGCACTGTCTCTGAGGTGCTCCCCTAGCCACCCCCTCCCTGTGTTCTAGGACTTCTTAGgtttctgcctcagcctggggaTGGCTGAACAGGGACATGTCAATCTTTGGAGCCTGCTTCTGGGGCAGCAGGGTCAGAGCGTTAGTAATACAGAGATGGGGTGCTCACAGGTGTAGGTCCATTGGTGAGTCAGCACACCCTGGGAAAGGCTGGAAATCAAAATTACTAGAGTAGGGGCATAAAGAAGGCAGTTCATGACTTTTTTCTGGCATGGGGACAGGTTAATGCTTTGAAGCTCTTCCCTACTTCCCAGGATGTTTCTAGACCGGAAGGGGACTTACCTGGTCCATCACAAGAGGAAGCCTCTACAGCCTTGCCTCCCTGAGAAGACTAGCAGACTCCACTTATAGAGTCCTGGTAACCAGGCAGTCAGTACCCCAGACCACTGGTGGTCCTGGTCAATTGGCTTTCTTCCAGAAATCCAACCAACTTCCATTAAGCTTCTAGCATGCAGGGCTCATCCAAGTTTATTTTAGATGTTGAAACCCAGCAGAAGCCCAGGGCAAGGTACCTTAGTTGTCAGAAtagtttacattcttttttttttttttttttaaatacctttattttgtttatttttatgtggtgttgaggattgaacccagtgcctcacacatggtagacaagtgccctcccattgagccacaaccccagctcattgtttttttttttttttttttaaagagagagtgagagaggagagagagagagagagagaatttttaatattttttttagttctcggcagacacaacatctttgttggtatgtggtgctgaggatcgaaccccggtcgcacgcatgccaggcgagcgcgctaccgcttgagccacatccccagccctagtttacattctttttatgcttttttgaGCCACCTCTGAGAGTCAAACACACACAAACGCTTGGCCCTCCCCAGGGACTCAAGAATGGGAAATCAGGGCTAcgggtgtacctcagtggtagagtgctcacctagaatGCTACAGgcaatgagttcaatccccagcaccacaaacaaaactaGAATATCAAAGAGGTCAATAATTGACAGTGTGGATGACAGGGCTTAAATTTACTTATCCAAAACCCAAGGGGAAATATGAGGGAGTGCTTCCTGAAGAGGCCCTCCTCTAACTGCATAAATCTACCTCTTTTCACCAGCAGGATTTATTTCAGGGTTCTGCTagtaaaatgatttataaatacaTTCTTCCCCATCTCTTCTTTTCCAGGGGTGCTGCAGAGTTGCACAGGGTGGGGTCTGCTTCTTAGATCCTGGAGCTATagccttcctccctcccagccctggcaACCATTGGAGCTCTTCCAGCACACCCTCCCCCCAGCTGACTTGGGTTTGGGCAGAGGATCCAAGGCCGTTATCTTTCAACAGACAGCTGTGCAGGGCTGGAGGCAGCAGCTTATCAGGAAGCCTGCAGTGATTCACAGCCCAAGTCCCAGCTTCTCTGCTGAATAGTAATTTCCAGCAGTAGATTTGTGCTcagtctctctcctccccctctcccaagGGTGTGCTGTCCTTTTGCAGAGAGGGCAGTGAAGGGGAGATTCTACCCACAGGGATGAGGGCTTTGTGCCAGCCTTCTGGGTAAGGCTGTCTATTGAAAGGAGGTCGCAGTTTGGGGGACCTCGGCAGAAGTCTGCCATCCTTGGCAGTGACCCCTAAGAGAGCTCATCcgtgctttccttccttcctctcccagaaAAGCAATGTGCTGCTCCCTTTCCCTTTATGGGGAGATAAAGGGGGATACTGGCCCCCCTTTCCATCAAAAGCCCATAAGTTCATACCCAGCCAGTGAGGGCAGGGGATAGAGAAGCCAGACACTGGGCAGTATGCCTTTTGTACCATTTGAAGCTGTCCAATCTCTGCACTTGACCCTGAAGACTCCAAGGCTAAGGCTGGAGGAGGGCAGCCCAGAACTCCAAAGGCTAAAGCTGAGACACAAGGGGTGCAGGCCAGAGCTGCTGTTGCATAGACAGGTGATTAGGAAAAAACCAGGAACAGAgccatttttgtgtttgttttattggaAGCGACCTCAGCTGTGGGGCTCAGGGGAGAAATCACGGAAAGTTCTGTCGTGGGTGTCTCCCGCTGGGTCAGCAGGGGGAAGGAGGATattaaaagaggaaggaagaaaaactaaaatggaaCCTGTTCCAGGGCAGGGGGCAGAATTGGGCCCCCACATCTCAGACTATTCTACCCTCAAGCAATCAGTTTCTCAGTCCTGATCTCCTCTGTCAACGGTGGAGGTGATTTCAAGACCTCTTTTCAGCTGCCAGAGTTCGGCTCCCTTCATGAATGCTGGGCACCTTTAATCCCTGTGAGTCCCAAACAAGACTTGAGTCCCACTGCCCACCATTCCCTCCCTATAGAAGACCCCAGTATGGCCGAGAAAAGGTGATGGTGGAGTTCTACATCTTTAGGTAACACAAGCGGCAAAGCAACCATTTCATGAAGCTTCCCGGGGCTCATGGAGACCCTCTCCTGCCACTCTTGGGTCCCCTCTCGTCGCCTTGGGTCCATGCTGCTATTCTGAGGAGCTGTGCTCAGGCTGTGGCCTCCTGAGGACCCAAGTATGACAAGCTAGGAGGGGTGCGTTTGAAGGTACAGGTAGGTGCTTGGGGTAAGATCCAGTCGGTCTGAATGGCCCCGAGTACAAAGTTCTCAGGCAGTTCTGTTCTCGTCCGCAGCCCCTGGCTCAAGCTGCGACCGCTTCGCGTTACCTTCTTCAGCTGTGGACTCCCCTAGGCTCCTCTTGGACGTTGGAGCTGTTGGTGGAGACGAAGGACCAGGATGGGGGCTCGGGGGCTGGTAGCCGAGTTGCCGCGGATCCAGTGCGTCCTTGGAGAGTAGGATGGCGAGGCTGGGCACATTCTTAAGTACACTGAGACTGGCAGCGGGCTCGCCAGGGGTCTGACCCGGCTTGGGCCCAGGCGGGAGGCTCTGCCACACCTCGCGCACGCTCCGGTAGCGCAGCCGCGTGATCTGGTGCAAGCCCGCCAGGCGGCGCTTGAGGATCTCGGCGCACGTGACGGTCTTGGTGGTGGCCCGGCCGCAGCCGCTGAAGACGATGGCGCGCGTGGCTGGCTGCGCCATGCTGGCGGTGGCGAAGGCCATCAGGTTGCGGATCTTGCTGCCCTCCTTGACCCGCATGTGCACAGCGCCGGGTGCCAGATCGGCAAACGGGCCTGAACCCGGGCCACCCTCCTCGGTCCCACCCCCCGCCGGCGCCTCTTCTGAGCGCACCTTACGGAAGTTCTCCATGCACTGTCGTCGCCAGGACCGCCAGCTTTGCCATCGGACCGCCTCAACCCCGAGGCTGCATGGTCGTGGGTCGCGAGGGCCGGCAGGGGTAAGGGTGCCGGAACAGCGCGGACGCTAGCGGGATGGCTGGGACCGCGCGACCCTTACTTCCCACTTCTCTCAGCCGGCGCTGCTCTACTCGGCGCTCTCAGCCCTGCGCTCCGCGCCTTTAGCCGAGGCCCCGCCTGGGAGGTCCCGCCCCCTCCTCAAGGCCCCGCCCCCACTCTCCTCTGCTGGGCCCAGTTTCAGCCTCACCAACCTTTCAGAGAATAAGTCTTCGTGCTCTGCTTCTAGGACACCGCGGCCGCGCTCACAGAGGGGCGCTTTAGCATCAGAGGGTGCCTTGGAAGGCGAAGTTCCCCTACAGTCACCATCAGTCCTCCCCGAACCGACCCTCATAAAGGGGCAACCTAAATAAAAGCTATGCTTGCGATGCAAACGCCTTTTCAAGCCAGGTCTCTAAGCCCTTCCCAGTTCCAATTGAAGGCTCCCCTAGTCCCCTCCTAGGGAGAGATTTGCAAGCGGCCTGCTGGGGCCTTGCTCCTCCAATTCTCAGGAGAGAGTCCCCTCCCTTCCGCCCCCTAGTATTCTCGCCTCAAGGACAGCGGGTGCACGGTCAGCAGAGTGCGGGAGGCGCTGACTGCGGCTCCACTCCGCGCCTCCCCTCTGATGACTGTGTCGCTGCGCGGTCCTCCGCTAGCGGCCAGAGACCGAGATTTTAGCCTCACCACTCCTGACCCGAACTAGAAGATACCAGCCTCCTCCCAACATACACCACTCAGGCGCCGGGGATGGTGATGTCCTGGCCCCGACAGTTCCCTAAAGTGGATGGAGAAAAGAACGAGGAGACCCTCCAAGAGGCGTTAAGCTCCCCCTACCATCCTTGAAAGTCTATTAGGGAAGTATGCTTTAGCGTAAGCCAGCTATTGCTCCCTGCCAACACGAATCCCCCACCTTCCTTTCTCCGAGATGCAATTCGTTGTCAGTCAGCCTTGGCCCCTAGAGAACCAGTGGAATCTATTTTCAAAAGGATACTGAAGTGAAGGCAAATTTTGAGAGAGATTGGGAGAAAGGTGTGGAGTTGAAGCTTTGGGGTATATGAAACTACTGGATGCCCTCTTTGGAAACTCCACAGGACCAAAGGAGAGGCTCAGGGTCTCCTGCATGGACAGGAACCTGGGACTGATGGActcatgggagagagagaggggtttttgtttgttttgtactgagtattgaatcaggggtgccctaccactgagctacagccccagcccctttttaattttattttgcgatactggggatcaaagccagtgcctcatgcatgcaaggtagGCAcactaccagtgagctatatccccaagccctccagccccttttaaattttagacagggtctcactgatttgccgAGGCTGACatctaatttgtgatcctcccgctTCAGCCTCTGGggatgctggaattacaagcttgcATCATGGAAACTGAGAGAATCTGAGAAGGAGCCCGACTTTCTCTAAAACTGCCCTAGGACATTTCCCTTCATCCTCCACACTGTTCACACACCGAACAGCCGGGCAGATTTGGTCTGTGTACTGTGACTGAGGAAGCGCAGCGAGGAGGAGCACCGAGGATTGAGGCAGGCTTGTGCCCTCAAAAATGGTAGGGGAGTAAAGGTGCTTGGGATTGCTGGGCTTCGGTGTAGGGATGGGGCTGCGTGGCGCCTTCCTGCCGCTTTTCGGAACTCAGGAACACAtgcttgctaggcgagcactctactttCTCAGCCTCTCTCGTGGCTATTCTCCATTTGGCGTTGTTACAGTTCTTGGCCCCTGCTGTTCAAAACTCGGGGTTTATCCTTTAGTCACCCCCTTTGTGGGTGTCTGCAGCACCTTTGCTCCCCAAAGTATGAATGGCTGAACCCCTCGACGATCTCCTGCTCGTAGGTTGGGACTAGGAGCCTCTGAGTATACTCTGCACCTGGACACGGGCCTCCTCCCAGCTCCCGGGCTCAAGAGGAACAGCGATAGGGAGCGGAGCAACCTCAGAAGACACAAAGACTGTGTACGGTGTTCTGGACGCAAGGAACCTCAGGCTCTGTAAGGCGGGGTCGGTAATGAGAATTAAATGGATG is a window from the Urocitellus parryii isolate mUroPar1 chromosome 6, mUroPar1.hap1, whole genome shotgun sequence genome containing:
- the Rpp25 gene encoding ribonuclease P protein subunit p25, which gives rise to MENFRKVRSEEAPAGGGTEEGGPGSGPFADLAPGAVHMRVKEGSKIRNLMAFATASMAQPATRAIVFSGCGRATTKTVTCAEILKRRLAGLHQITRLRYRSVREVWQSLPPGPKPGQTPGEPAASLSVLKNVPSLAILLSKDALDPRQLGYQPPSPHPGPSSPPTAPTSKRSLGESTAEEGNAKRSQLEPGAADENRTA